TTGCAAATTGTTTTCGTGTAGTCGTTGATAAATGTATTGACCTAGCACAAAGCGCTTTTGTACTGGGAAGGTTAATTTCTGATAATGTGTTGCTGGCTTATGAAATTCTACATACTTTAAAACAAAGGAAGACAAGGAAAAAAGGCTACATGGCAGTAAAGTTGGATATTAGTAAAGCTTATGGAAGAGTTGAATGGAATTTTATCGCAGAAATTATGAAGCGTATGGGTTTTGATTTAGGGTGAGTTGAGTCTCTAATGAAATATGTTTCTACAGTTTCATATTCGGTGGCTTTCAATGGTCATATTGGAGAGAATTTTCAACCTACAAGGGGATTAAGACAGAATGACCCTTTGAGTCTGTTCCTATTTTTAATTTATAGGGAAGGTCTTTCCAGTCTTATGAGACTCGCTATGCAAGGGAACATACTTAGAGGGGTTAAGGCAAGTAGAAGTGGCCCATATATTTCCCACTTGTTATTTGCAGATGACTGTATTTTATTTGGGGAAGCTACAGAGAGTGGAACTCATTCACTTAAATATGTTTTGATTGAATACGAGAATTATTCTAGATAGTGTGTCAACTATGACAAATCTATAGTATTCTTTAGTACTAATACACAGGAAGGGAATAAAGCAGTTATATCTAGGGTTCTTAGAGTGCGCAATTCTAATAACCTGAAAAGGTATCTTGGTCTGCCTAATATGGTGGGTAGAAAGAAGAAAATGTCTTTTCAAATCCTAAAGGATAGAATGAAACAATGGATTGATAGCTGGAGTGTAAGACATCTATCTCAATGGGGGAAATAGGTGTTCATGAAAGCTATTCTTCAAGCTATTCCAACCTATACAATGGCATGTTTCCTAATCCCTAAGTCGTTATGTGTTGAATTAGAaggttgataaaccataatatataaatatttttaccccatgcttgggaTATTTATGGACGAGTTTTCttgaatttcattgcatttgatgctcctaatcctttaaattcatgttttatacttaggtgagcataggaaggcgaaaagagaaagaaacgggccaaaaaccgACCAAATGGGCCTAAtttagtgtttcacacggcctatacatttccacacaggtaaaccacatgctcgtgtgatgCACACAAgcaagccacatgcccatgtggcatggccgtgtcgacattaatccaagtcagaattgcacatggCCTGCGGAACTTCACACGAgcgtggcacacggtcgtgtccctgtcgagcccaagtctagttctactcggaaaaggccacttttgagggttttgaagcagtCTAAAGTCTACATAAACACCCTAAAAGAGGATTAGAGTGACACGCAGAGTAGAAGGCAGAAAGTACTTAAGAATAGTCATCGAAATCACCTCGGAGGCAGGATATACATCGAgactaaaaattccatccaatttcttagaagttctttgggtatgttttgttattttctaaactttgagatgttttctattattattatgaactaaactcccctaaatacctaagggagatgaaacctaggacgaatcttattactctttgatttatgtgttaaatatttgttcttattcttaattgtgagttttaatccttactttaatattccaggatattaattcaagtttttgatatgcttattcagtggaggaaaagtccctgtttaagagtagatcattcataattaagcggagttgcatgcaatcatagagataggacgacataaatctaccggattaaaatcaaatctaataaaggaatctatagatcgaattaatgcgactataggggttttaatttgaaagaaatttcaattaatcaacctagagtcagttgtttttagtctcgaaagggatattaacataaatcagggatttctacgggataagtcaagtaaataaatcgtctaattccaaggtaataagtgaagtctaggtggattcttccttgggtattgtcttcttcaTCCGTTTttcaaaaagtattttccaactttaatctctgtcgctactttagttaattagataattagtcttaGATAAAACACTCctaaatttttaggctagataataaaaagatagtaattactagtacttttagtcctcgtggatacgatatttccgatctcaccataactatactactattcgataggtgcgtttgccttaagtcgaatttttagttagtttcatgacCATCAAAGGTATTATGGCAAGATATTGGTGGCAGAAAAATCGAGATAAAAAAGGCATTCACTGGTGCACGTAGAAAAATTTATGCTCTTTCAAAGAGGATGTGGTTTAGGCTTTCGTAATCTCGATAAATTTAATATAGcattatttgtattatttgtaAAACAAGGTTTGCGTCTTGTCAATTTTCCTAATTCTTTACTAAGCCGTGTTTTAAAAGCAAAATATTATCcaaattcaaattttatcaaTGCTCAATTAGGGAATTTACATTCGCTTATCTGGAAGAGTGTCTGGGCAGCTAGAGGGATTTTGGAAAAAGGACTGTGCTGGAGAATAGGAACAGGGTATCGCATCTTTGTTTAGGATGATTTATGGATTTTAGGAGCTAAAAATGAAAGATTGCAGAATGAAACCACCAATAAGAATATTAAGTTAGTATCAGATTTGATTGATGCTATTAATAGAAAGTGGAATACAGATTTAGTTTTAAGTAGCTTCAATGAGGATATAGCCAAGAAAATTCTATAGATCTTCTTGGCAGAGACAATCTACGAGGACTTCCAAGTTTGGAGAGGTGAACCGGCAGGAGAGTATTCAGTCAGAAGTGCCTATAAACTCTTACAAGAGACTAATTCGGGTCctagtaataattttatacagGCCGAGAATAGAAACTTCTACAGAAAATTATGGAATTTACAAATCCCTCAAAAAGTTAAAATTACAATTTGGAGAATCCTTGGAATTATATCCCTACTCTATCCAATCTAAAGAGTAAAAAAGTTGCAGTGGAAGCTCATTGTCCCCGATGTCACACCTCCGATGAAGCTAGCAACCACGTTTTCAGGTACTGTCCTACAACAATAAAAGTATGGTCAAATTTAGATCTTGCATGGGTATACAATAATAACACTCAAAGTTTGTAGGAGTGGCTTATCTGGGTTTTCAGGCAGGGAAATAAAGACTAGCATCACCTTTTTCTGTTGTGGGCTATGGTCAATCTGGAACCATAGAAATAAATTCATCTATGAGAGAAAGATTACAACAGGTAGGGATATTTCTAAACAAGTCATCAGTTTTATAGCAGAGTTAAATGGAGCGGAGGAAAAAAGACTTCTTACCAACATTGACAAAGGTTATAAGCAAATGGAAGCACGAGGGTAACAGTTTATTTTGATGAGGCTTTCAACAAGAGAACCTCTAGATTTGCTTCGGGTTTGGTTGTTTGCGATACGGAGAGGGAGATCATGGCCTCTAAGTCAGTTATTCATTCCGATATTCCATCGCCGTTTGCAGCGGAGGTACATGCAAGATTACAGGCGATTCAGTTAGGGATTACAATGGGATTAAATATTCTGGATATAAAAAGAGACTCAAGAACAGTGATTAAGAAATGTCAAACCACAAATCAAGATAAATCGATTATAACGGCGATAATCAGAGATATCCATAGCAAAAAAAGCTTTTTTTCAAAATATCGGGTTTCATTTCATTCCTAAAACAGAAAATGAGACTGCCCATTTTGTTGCTAAAGAAGCGATGAGAAGAGGAGAAAGACATTACCTACTGGGGCTGCATCCAAGGCATATTCATCAGGAGAGGGAATGCCGACGACCAAGAGAATAAGATAAAGAAGATTCAAGAatggcctttttttttttttgataaagaAAGCTAAGAAAAGGAGAAGGACAATTGTTGGGACTGCATCTAAGGTATAAGCATCAGAAGAGGAAAAGACAGAGATCAAGGGAGCCAGACGAAGAAGATTCAAGAAGATGTTAGAGGATATTGATAGCAGTCATTAAAAGATTTCATTGGAAAATGCTATCATAAAGGCTGGGCGGTGGATTTGAAAGGACAAAGGCTAGTGATGTCCAGCTATCTTAATTGACTGGACTGaagattagttttaattttatttttattttttttgaattttgaattctttgggTCAAGATAATTCGGGCTTGGCCTACTCTGTTACTGCTTttgcttcttttttcttttattatggtCTTAAGCTCAATCCGGCTAAAACCTAATTtgtatttttgattttttttccatTTATAAAAGTCAGTCGATCTTAAAAAagtacttttcaaatttttttatttattattaatttttccgtcatatatttcaatattttctcccaaattttaaattattgtaatTAAAGTTAATTAAATTAGAGATGATATTGTATGTGATTGAGAGAAGAATAATATTCATATGTCTTTAAAATTGATTAtgtgatattattttattaatacctaaaattatatattttaagataatctaatataaatgattttttattatatatgaaatCAATGTTTAATTAAGTAAACATCATATATGAAATAAGTTAAGGGCAGTGGCACATGTAATTTTTAATACGACAATATCATACAAATAGAAAAAATATTGACCATAAAAATCAACTCCAAGTAGACGCATTTAACTACACCAAGGCCATGGAAATCATAGCCACATGCGATAATATCATCATTCTAAATCTATATATTGCTCTCCGGTTCTTGATTATGAGCCACACACTCTCAATTTACAAATCAATCTTATCAGTTAATGATTTGTTTCAAGTTGATGGAGTCATCAAAAAAACATTTTCAACCATCCACCTCTTTTTTCCTTACGGTTCTTCTCTCATTCTTCAACTTTCAGGGTTTTAACTTGCTTAGTTTAGCAAAAGCAAGCCCTGTACTTAGAGGAAATGACACTGATCAACAAGCTTTACTCCAGTTCAAAGCCAAGATTACTGGTGATCAACTCAACATTATGGATTCCTGGAATAGTTCCATTCACTTCTGTCAATGGATCGGTGTTACATGCGGTCGCAAGCATCCAAGAGTCACCAAGCTGAAACTTCGAATCCTCAAACTCTCTGGATCATTGTCACCCTACATTGGAAATCTGAGCTTCCTCAGGGAGTTGGATCTTGTGGGCAACAGCTTCTACAACCAAATTCCTCAAGAAATCAGTGGCTTAAGAAGACTGGAAGCATTACATCTGGCCAATAACTCCATCAGCGGTGAAATTCCTTCCAATTTATCTGCTTGTTCTAAGCTTACTTTAGTCGATATGAGAGGCAATCAGCTAATAGGAGAAATACCTGCTTCGTTGGGTCTCTTGTCAAACCTGAAAGTATTGGGTTTTGTCCAGAACAGTTTGAGAGGGAGTATCCCACCATCGTTGGGGAACTTGTCATCCTTAGAGGATCTTCGGTTAACGTATAATGCATTAAGTGGGATTATACCTGAATCTTTTGGACGACTGAGAAATCTTTCAGTTTTCGCCATATTCGGAAATGCAATTTCTGGTATTGTTCCTGCAGCATTGTTCAATCTCTCCAATATTAGAGCCTTTGATATTGGTACAAACAAGATTCAAGGTACTCTCCATTCTGATTTAGAAATTAATATGCCTCATGTTGAGTTCTTTTCTGTAGGGGAAAACCAAATCTCTGGACAAATTCCAATTTCAATAACCAatgcctcgaatttgaattttcTTGATTTTGATAATAACATGCTCGATGGAAATGTACCTTCATTACAAAAGTTGGATAATTTGTTTGACCTTGAACTAGGAATAAACCATTTCGGGCATGGGAGAAAAGGTGACTTGAACTTTCTTTGCACATTAGTCAATAAAACCAAACTAGAATACCTATCTatagtcaaaaataattttggaGGGGAATTTCCTGAATGCATTAGCAATTTTTCTAGCAACCTTCGGGGTTTAAACATGGGGGGGAACAATATTTTGGGAAAAATCCCGGATGAGATTGGAAATCTCATCAATTTGGAGGTGCTAGGCGTAGGGCATAATCAACTATTAGGACCCATTCCCTTTGATATTGGAAGGCTTTGGAAGCTAAATATATTTTACGCTTAAGTAATTTTCTCTTTGGGACTATTCCCCATTCTATTGGAAATCTAACTGAGTTAACCAAACTTATTTTAGATATTAAcaatattcaaggcaacattccTTCGAATCTAGGTAAGTGCCAAAATTTGCTTTTATTGGGTCTTTCTCATAATAATCTTAGTGGAACAATACCCCCCGAAATACTAGGCCTATCTTCATTGTCCATTGTACTAAGCTTATCGTCAAACTCTTTGACTGGTGAGCTTCCTGTTGAAGTAGAAAAACTGAAAAATTTAGGCCTACTGGATGTTTCTCACAACAGGTTATCTGGTTTGCTTCCAAACAACCTTGGTAGTTGTGTAAGTCTGGTGGAGCTGTATTTGGAGGGCAATTTATTTGAAGGACCCATTCCTCCATCTTTGAGTTCATTGAGGGGTCTTGGGGCATTGGATGTATCAAACAATAATCTTTCAGGTGGGATTCCAGAATTTCTTGTGAGGTTTGGGGCATTGAAGTATTTAAATCTCTCTTTCAACAATTTTGAAGGAGTTATACCAAGTGAAGGAGTGTTCAAGAATACAAGTGCCATATTTGTTGAGGGAAATAATAAGCTTTGTGGAGGCATCCTTGAATTACACTTGTCAAGATGTAACTCCAAAACATCATCAAAAGCTTCTGTTAAATTGAAAATTGCAATTATTGTTGTGATTTTAGGAGTGATTTTGGTTTTCACTTGTCTCCTCATCTTGTGGTTtagaaagaagaaagaagagaaaacaacAACAACTTGTGCAGAACATTCACTTTTACAATTATCATACCAAAGCATCCTAAGGGCAACTAACGGATTCTGCATGGAGAATTTGGTTGGTTCTGGAAGTTTTGGTTCTGTATACAAAGGAATTCTTGAAGAGAGTGGAGTAGCTATTGCAGTGAAGGTGCTTAATCTTCTAAATCAAAGAGCTTCCAAGAGTTTCTTCACTGAATGTGAGGCCTTGAAGAACATTCGACATCGAAATCTTGTCAAGGTATTAACAGCCATTTCAGGTGTCGATTACCAAGGCAATGATTTTAAAGCCTTGGTTTATGAGTTTATGGAAAATGGAAGCTTGGAGGACTGGTTGCATCCATATGTAAGCATGAATGAATCGGAGATGACAAGAAACCTGAACTTCTTCCAAAGAGTTAATATGGCCATAGATGTTGCTCATGCACTACAATATTTGCACCATCATTGTGAAACATCGATCATTCATTGTGACCTGAAGCCAAGCAATATTCTGCTTGATGGGGAAATGGTTGGACATATAGGTGACTTTGGCTTAGCAAAAATCCATTCTGCAGACAGGCTGAACTATTCTTCCAATCACTCAAGTTCCCTCGGATTAAGAGGAACTATTGGCTATGCTCCACCAGGTAATTACATTGTATTCGTTTCTTCCATTATTTAAAAGAAGAACATACATCTTAAAagcaggtttttttttttttaaaatatttagagCGTTTCTCTCtgcaattatatttatatttattttgtgatgGATTAATTGTAGAGTATGGCATGGGAAGCGAGTTGTCAACGAAAGGTGATGTGTATAGCTATGGCATCCTCTTGTTAGAGATGTTTACAGGGAAAAGGCCTACTGATGAAAGATTCAAAGAAGGTTTAAGTCTTCACAAACATGTTAGGGCAGCTCTACCCAATCGAGTGATTGAGATTATAGATCCTATTCTTCTTCAAGAGAGTGTCAGAGGAGGAACAATCATAGACATAACTCTCAATGAAAACCGCTTGGGAAATGACAGACATCTTCAGTGCTTGAATCTGATATTTGAAATAGGACTTACTTGTTCTGCTCAATCACCGAGTGAACGGATGGACATGAGTGATATTGTTACCAAGCTTTGTTCTATTAGAGATAAGCTTCTTCGTCCAACTCGAGCACATTGTGAGATTCAAACttcataagcaactcaattagtagGTAATAATATCTTTTACCTTAACAAAATAGTCAAATCCTTTCATCACTCAAAGTCGCATTTTCACTACCTTTCTGTTGATATGTTATGTTAAGATAAATCGTTGTTTCTTAAGTTTCAGGTATCTAAGGTGTCTTATGGATGAATTGATCGGCTCTGGTCCAAGAAACTGCTTGTTGTTCTCTTTTATTCACATTTTGCTTTGAGAAAAGAATATTGTTATGGAATTTGTCCAAATTTCCATGGATAATTTGTATTAATATTTACTTTTCGTCAGTGCATTATAAGCTACTTTATTTTCATCAGATCAGATTTTAAATAACAATGCTGGATTTTGACTCTATATCTTCTTGCATCGTTAATGCTATTGAAATTGATAATCTCGTTCTATAGTATTTGGTATTGAAATTTACTCTATATCCTTAAATTCCACAAAAATGCCAACTAGTCCTTTTATTTTCAGAATTCAGACTAGAACTATCCAGGGGCCAAGTTGAGTGTGGCCCAAAAGCCGCTTAAAAAGTAGGAtagtttaggtaaaaatataaattagAAAATAGGTTTGAGCAAAAAATATGGTTTGTTTAAAAAATCGGTTGAGCATCAAGTAAAGTTTTTTGGTCCTTGAGCCCAACTTAATCCGAATTAGCAAAaaggtaaaaaaatatttttttttttgttgttttgatgctattttctttcttgttttctTATTGTGTTGCTACTATTTCATTATTATGTTACTaccattatattattattatttggatattgtataatttttgttttattgttaattttgttcctattttagaggcatttacaCCTGTCTTAGTGttttttaagtataaatattttttaatctaTTTTCAATTTATCGGAAgacatttattttgatatttttagtattttttatgtattatatttttaaaattgttttatataaaaataataaaaattaattcgaCGAGTTGAATTAGGTCtgggttttagcatttttatccggACTAAACTTTAGCAAAAATTTAGATCCATATTTTGAGTTGAGCTTAACAAATAGACCTAAAATTTTAACAAGACCCTGGAAACATGATAAAATCTTATTCCAAGTTTCTTGTATTATTAAAACAAGCAATTTTAACAACCTAACACTTGAACCAAAAGATAATTTCAACAAGAACTTTTTTATTTTGGTTAAGCAAAATGTATATACATCATACCTACATACAAGTTACCATCACTTGGCCAATATGTTGATGGTATGTCAAGCATGTTAAGACTTTAGAtgcataaattaataataattaatactatTGTTTACGTTAAAGCTAATTGCATCGCAACTCACTCACTTTGCAACTAAACGATGTGTCAACTGTTGCCTATATAAAAAAGATATGTTAATGTGTTTATGTAGGAATTAGAGAGAGCAGTTATTCTATTCTTCATGGGAATTTGTTTTTGTGTAAAATACTTGTAAACatattgtttatttttatattcaattTGTAACTAAACTTTCAACGAGTAAATCATTAGGCAAAGTACCCAAATGTAGAAAAGATTTTCAAATTGCATAACTAATTCTTG
The Gossypium arboreum isolate Shixiya-1 chromosome 10, ASM2569848v2, whole genome shotgun sequence genome window above contains:
- the LOC108461935 gene encoding probable LRR receptor-like serine/threonine-protein kinase At3g47570, with the translated sequence MESSKKHFQPSTSFFLTVLLSFFNFQGFNLLSLAKASPVLRGNDTDQQALLQFKAKITGDQLNIMDSWNSSIHFCQWIGVTCGRKHPRVTKLKLRILKLSGSLSPYIGNLSFLRELDLVGNSFYNQIPQEISGLRRLEALHLANNSISGEIPSNLSACSKLTLVDMRGNQLIGEIPASLGLLSNLKVLGFVQNSLRGSIPPSLGNLSSLEDLRLTYNALSGIIPESFGRLRNLSVFAIFGNAISGIVPAALFNLSNIRAFDIGTNKIQGTLHSDLEINMPHVEFFSVGENQISGQIPISITNASNLNFLDFDNNMLDGNVPSLQKLDNLFDLELGINHFGHGRKDINNIQGNIPSNLGKCQNLLLLGLSHNNLSGTIPPEILGLSSLSIVLSLSSNSLTGELPVEVEKLKNLGLLDVSHNRLSGLLPNNLGSCVSLVELYLEGNLFEGPIPPSLSSLRGLGALDVSNNNLSGGIPEFLVRFGALKYLNLSFNNFEGVIPSEGVFKNTSAIFVEGNNKLCGGILELHLSRCNSKTSSKASVKLKIAIIVVILGVILVFTCLLILWFRKKKEEKTTTTCAEHSLLQLSYQSILRATNGFCMENLVGSGSFGSVYKGILEESGVAIAVKVLNLLNQRASKSFFTECEALKNIRHRNLVKVLTAISGVDYQGNDFKALVYEFMENGSLEDWLHPYVSMNESEMTRNLNFFQRVNMAIDVAHALQYLHHHCETSIIHCDLKPSNILLDGEMVGHIGDFGLAKIHSADRLNYSSNHSSSLGLRGTIGYAPPEYGMGSELSTKGDVYSYGILLLEMFTGKRPTDERFKEGLSLHKHVRAALPNRVIEIIDPILLQESVRGGTIIDITLNENRLGNDRHLQCLNLIFEIGLTCSAQSPSERMDMSDIVTKLCSIRDKLLRPTRAHCEIQTS